CCCGCTGCTGACGGGGGCGCTCCTCGCCTACTACGCGCTGTATGTGCTGCGCTCCGCCGGACATCTCATTCCGGCGGGCACGGGCGTGGCGAGCTTCGCGGGCAGCACGGCGGAAGGGGTCGTACGCGGCGGTGGGGGCGGCGCCATGGGCGGCGCGGCGGCGGGCGGGGGAAACGAGCTGACGACGGCCTGCCGTCTGACCATGGGCATCGCCATGTTCGCCATGCTTCTCACTCTGTGAGACAGATCGCGAGACAGAGCCCTTCCAAACCGTGGTCTACGTCACTTGCCGGGCACAGCCGTACCCGTGGATCGCCCGCCCCTCATAGGCTGACGCCATGCTGGTCTCCCTCGCGCTGCTGCTGCTCGGTGCACTGACCGCTCTGGTGACCCCGCGCCTGATGGCCCGGGCCCGGTGGCCGGAGCGGGAACCGGTGGTGGCTCTGTGGGTGTGGCAGTGCGTGGTGGCCGGGGTGCTCATGTCGTTCGCGCTCTCCATGGTCCTCAGTGCGGCCGCCGCCTGGCAGGCGGTACGCGGCCATGTATTCGCCCCCGCACCGCATGCCGTGGTCGAGGCGTACGCCCTGGCCGCGTACGGCCCCTGGTCGGCGGTGATCGCGGTGCTGCTGGCGCTGGGGGGCCTGTGGAGCGGCGCGATGCTCCTGCGGGAGGTCGGGCGGGCGCGGCGCCGCCGCAGGCAGCGCCGGGCGGAGCTGCTGGTCCGCTCCCCCCTGATGCCGGGCGAGGAGCCCGGTCCCGACCGGCTCGTGGTGCTGGAGGGCGAGCGCCCGGACGCCTGGTGGCTGCCCGGTGCGGCGCCCCAACTGGTCATCACCACCGCCGCTCTCGGGCGGTTGAAGGGCCGTCAGCTGGATGCCGTGCTCGCCCACGAGCAGGGCCACGCACGGGCCCGCCACGACTGGCTGCTGCACTGCTCGTCGGCGCTGGCCATCGGCTTTCCGCAGATCCCGGTGTTCGCCGCGTTCCGCGACGAGATGCACCGGCTGGTGGAGCTGGCCGCCGATGACGTGGCCTCCCGCCGCTTCGGCCGGCTGACGACCGCGCTCGCCCTGGTCGGCCTCAACGAGGACCGTGGGGTCTTCGGCCCCTGCCCCACCCCGGACGCCCAAGTGCCGCTGCGCGTCAACCGGTTGCTGGCCCCGGTCGACCGGCTGACGGCGGGCCGCCGACTGCGCCTGACGGCTGCGGCCGCGCTGGTCCCGGTCGTCCCGCTCGTGGTGGCCTTCGTCCCGGGGCTGCGCGCGCTGGGCTGACCAGGGGGCCGCGCGGCCAGGCCGGCCGTGCCGCCATGGGCGCGCGCCCGGGTCCGCCATCAGGTCCGGGGCCGCGCGGCCGGGTCGGCCGTGCCGCCTTCGACGCGCGCCCGGGTCCGCCATGCGGCCCTGGCCTTCGCCCTCCCGGCGCCCCCGGTCCGACACGCCCCGTGGAACTCCGCGCTCCGCGCTGGCCTCGCCGTGGTCGCGTCCGCGAGGATCGCCCCATGTACTCCCCCCACACCATCCGGCCGACCGCCTCCCCACGCCCGGTGGCCGCCCTGGCAGCGGGAACCGCGGGCACCGCCCTGTTCGTGGTGCTGCTCGCCCTGGTCGCGGCGCAGTGGCAGCCCCTGATCTCCCTGGACCGTGCGGTCGCCGAGAGCCTGCACCGGCACGCGGTGGGCGACCCGGGGCTGGTCCGGGTCAACCGGGTGCTGACGGACTGGTTCTGGGACCCATGGACGATGCGGGCCCTGGTCGCGGCGGCCGTGATCGCCCTGTGGTGGCACGGCGCGCGGCTGCTCGCCCTCTGGGTGGCCGCGGCCAGTCTGCTCGGCTCTCTCCTCCAGCAGGGGCTGAAGGCCGCCGTGAACCGCGAGCGCCCCCGCTGGCCCGACCCGGTGGACACAGCACACTTCGCGGCCTTCCCCTCCGGGCACGTCATGACGGCCGCGGTGAGCTGCGGGCTGCTCCTGTGGCTGCTGCGGCTGTACGGGGCGGGCCTGGCGCTCTGGGCCGGTGCGGTGGCCGTGGCGGTGGTCTCGGTGATCGGGGTGGCGGTGACCCGGGTCTACCTGGGGGTGCACTGGCTGACCGATGTGGTGGGCGGGGTGCTGCTGGGGGTGGCGGTGGTGGCGTTCACCGTCGCCGGATACGCCCGGAGCGCGGCCCGGCGGGCTCGGGAGCCCGGAGTGTGACCGATATCCCGTCCCGAACACCCGCTGTGTGAGGGATATCCCGTCGCGCGAAGGGTCGGATCATCGGATCGGGGCCGTAGCCTTGTATGCATGTCCCCGATGTCGTCGTCGCCCGTTTCCACGCGCTCCGCCACAGAGATCAACGCGGCCATCCGCGGCCTGTGGCAGCGCTCGGGCGGCTACCTGTCCCCGCAGGACGAGGCGGAGTACCAGCGGCTGCTCGTGGAGTGGGCCGCCGCGACCGGCGGCAACGCCCGTACCCCCGCCTGAGCCCCGGACCGGCCCCGGCCCGGGAAACACACCTGACTCCGGCGATCCCCCGCGTCGCCGGATCCAGGCGCGGCATACAGCATGTCCCGGCCCGGCTCATCGGTCAATGAACAGCCCGCGCCCCGCATACGCACGGGGGCCGGCGACCACCGGGCGGTTCTTCCCACCCGGCGGACGCCGGCCCTGTCGGTGCGGGACGGAGCGAGCCCCCTCCTGCCGCTGGATCAGCGGGCGAAGTAGTCCGGCTGCGTCTGCACGTTGAGCTGGTCCATCTTGACCCGCTCCGCCGGGTCGGTGCGCCGGTCGGTCAGCTTCAGCACGTCGAAGCCCTTGGCGATGTCGCTGGAGTAGATGTGCCCGTTGTAGTAGTAGGCCGACCAGGGGCCGGCGGTGGTGACCTGGTCGAGGGTGACCGGGCCGCGCTCGAAGAAGGCGATCTCCTTCGGCTTGGCCGAGTCGGTGAAGTCCCAGACCGAGATGCCGCCCTGGTACCAGGCCTGGACCATCAGGTCGCGGCCCTTCACCGGGATGATCGATCCGTTGTGGGCGACGCAGACCTCGACGTCGGCCTGGTGGCGGTCGATCTTGAAGTAGCTGCGGAAGACCAGCTTGCGCTGGTCGCCCTTGCCCACGATGTCGTAGATGCCGTCGGCACCCCGCTTGGGGCCGATCTGCTCGTTGCAGGTGGCCGCGCCACCGCCGCCGAGCTCGTCGGTGAAGACGACCTTGCTCGCGCCCTGGTTGAAGGTGGCCGAGTGCCAGAACGCGAAGTTCACGTTGTCCTGGACCCGGTCGATGATCTTCGGGCGCTCCGGGTTCTTGATGGAGAACAGCAGGCCGTCACCCATGCAGGCACCGGCGGCCAGGTCCTTGGAGGGCAGGACCGTGATGTCGTGGCAGCCCGTCGTCTTGGAGACGCCCGGGTTCTCGGGCGCACCCGGATTGCCGCCGTCCGGGAACAGGTTCGTGAAGTTCACGAGCTTGGCCTTGTGAGGCGCCTTCAGCGGCACCTTGACGATGGAGATCCCGTCGTGCGGCGGCTGGCAGTCGGGGAACGCCTCGCTCGGCGAGTACGAGGAGACGTAGATGTAGATGTTCTTCTTGCCGTCCGGCACGAGGGTGTGGGTGTGCGAGCCGCAGGCGGTCTCGACAGCCGCGATGTACCGGGGGTGGCGCTTGTTGCTGATGTCGAAGATCTTCATGCCCTCCCAGGAGGACTTCTCCGTGGCGGGCTGGGTGGTGCTGGAGCAGGAGTCGTCGCTGCGTGAGGAGTCGGTCGACAGGAACAGCAGGTTCCCGGAGACCGAGATGTCGTTCTGCGAGCCGGGGCAGAGGACCTCGGTGACCGTCTTCGGCTTCTTCGGATTGCTGATGTCGTAGATGACGAAGCCGTCGTAGTTGCCGACGTAGGCGTACTTGCCCTGGAAGGCGAGGTCCGTGTTGGTGCCCTTCAGGGCGCCCTTCGGGGCGTTCGTCAGGTGCTTGATGTTGGAGCTGTGGACGATCTCGTCCACGCCGGGTATGTCGCCGCCGCGGATCGCCGCGCGGGCCTCCGCCTGCTGACTGGTGGTCACGGAGCCGCGCTGGAGCGGGGCGTCGCCCGGATCGGGCGTCGCCGCTGCGGGTGCGGCGGTCAGCAGCGCGGCGAAGAGCCCGGCCGCGGCTGCTGCCACGCCCAGACGTCTGCGCCGCACGCGGGTGGTGTGCAACGAGATCACTGCGTCCTCCCTTGTATCCGTCCGGGGTTCGAACGGTTCACGGACTCCGGCAGTATCGTCTCTCTCATGTACACATCAATAGATGGCAACAGAGACGTAATGAAGTTTTCGATCTTCGCCCCCGCGTGAGCGTGCTAGGAACGGTGTGCAACACCCCCACGTGGCACAGGAGGTCGCCGTGCTGAACCACCGTCCGCCCACGCGTCCGCGCGCAACCGCCCTGGCGGCAGCGGCGGTAGCCGCCGTACTCGCCCTCGGCGGCTGCGACGGAGACGGCGGCGATACGAAACCGGCCGCGGGCAAGGACGCGGGTCCGGGCGTGGTGGCCCCCGGCAGACCGGGCGAGCCCGCCCGGACGCTCACCGCCGAGGAGGCGGCGAAGGAGGCGAGCAGGGACACCGCGAACTCCGCCGACTTCCGTTACGCGCAGATGATGATCGAGCACCACGCGCAGGCGCTCGTGATGACCGGACTCGTACCGGACCGGGCCTCGTCCACGCCGGTGAAGAGGCTCGCCGAGCGCATATCGGCAGCCCAGGGGCCGGAGATCGGCGCGATGGAAGGTTGGCTGAAAAGGAACGGTGGCGAGGACCGCAAACAACCCCACGACCATGGCGGGATGCCCGGTATGGCGACCGAGGCCCAGCTCAAGGAGTTGCGCGCGGCGAAGGGCAAGGCCTTCGACCAGCTCTTCCTGGAGCTGATGATCACCCACCACCAGGGGGCGATCACCATGGCCACGGAGGCGCTCTCCGAGGGGAACGACGTGTTCGTCGAAGAGATGGCGAGCGATGTCGTCGCCCAGCAGACGGTGGAGATCAACCGGATGCGCGCGATGATGACGTGACGCCCGGCGCGGCCCGCCTGGCCGTGCCCCGGTCGCGGGCGTTCCGCGTCCCGGCCGTCGGTGCGATGCCGGAAGCACTCTCCGGGAAGAGGTGCGCCCTGCTCCGTGTCACCGTCGTCGGTTCCGGACCCAGCGGGGTCCACACCGCTCAGGCCTTGCTGAAACCAGTCGCCCGTGTGTACGAGGACGCGGCGGCCCAGCTCGTGCTGCGGGCCGCCGGCTACCGCGGGGTGGAGCTGCCCGGCCCGCCCTTCGACCCGGTGCGCGGGACGGTGACGCACGCGGCGGGGCGGGTGCCCTCGCCCGGTGAGTATGTGGCGGGGTGGATCAAGCGGGGCCGACCGGGGTGATCGGTTCGAACCGGTCCTGCGCCAAGGAGACCGTCGCCTCGCTGATCGAGGACGCGCCGCTGCTCGCCCGGCGGCCGGCCGCCGAGGAGCCGCCGGCGGTGCTGCGGGCGTGGGGGCTGCGGCCGGTGGAGGTGGGACGGCCGGCTGTCGACAGAGCGCGCGGAGGAGGCTCCGGGGCGTTCGCTGGGGCGGGCACCGACGAAGATCCCCGGCTGGCAGGGGCTGCTGGCGGCAGCGCGCGGCGAGGGTGGCCGAGACCCCGCCGCGTCACTCCCGGGTGGCCACCACCAGGCGGGCGCGCGGGGAGCCGTCGGGGCGCTGCCCCAGGTCGGCCAGGGCCATCAGCCGCACACTGAACCCCGCGTCGGTGAGGTCGTCCAGGACGTCGGAGAGCCGGAACGTGCGGTAGTACATGATGAACTTCGGGCGCCACAGGGCGTTGCGCACCCGCATCACCGCATCGAAACCGAGGAACGACCAGTAGGCGCGCGACCCCACGGCCGGCGGGGCGCCGATCGGGAAGACGAACCGGCCGCCCGGCCGGAGCGACCCGTACACCTCGGCGAAGAGCCCGAAGCGGTCCGCGGGCAGGAAATGGCCGAACGCGCCGATGCTCAGGGCCAGATCGAAGGCGGGGGCGAAAGGGAGTGCCAGGGCGTCCGCCCGTACCCAGTCGACCGCCGGTCCGCCCTCCATCGGCGGCAGCGCCGCACGGGCCTCGGCGAGCATGCCCGCGCTGAAGTCGACCCCGGCCACCCGCTCCCGGCACACCTGCCGCAGGACGCCCACACCGGCGCCGGTCCCGCAGCAGACGTCGAGGCCGGTGCCGAAGGGGCCGAGCCGCTCCAGGGCGCGGGTGACGCTGTCGAGGACGTGGTCCGGGGTCCGGTAGGGCGTGTGGTCGAACTTCGGGGCGAGGAGGTCGTATCCGCGCTCGGTCGACGAGAGCGCCTGGACGGCCAGTTCGCGGAGGGTGGGGCCCTGTTTGGTGAACATCGCGGCCAGCCTACCGAGGCGGAAGGCGGGCCGGAGACCGGAGTTGCCCCTCCTGGCTGCACGACAGCGGGCGGACCTGCGGCCCCGGGGTTCAGCGGTTGCCGGGCAGCCGGCGCCGGAGGGTGATCGCGGTGTTGACGTCGTAACTCTGGCTCCAGGTGCGGCCCGCACCGGACCTCCAGGTGACGTGGGCCGTGGACCCGCCGGTCCGTACGCCGTCCACGGTCATGGCCCGGTCACCGTCCCGTACGTCACCGCGGCGCAGCTCGCCCGCCGGGACGGTGACGGGCCCGTCGGCGGAGGCGTTCTCCGTCTCCTCGGCCGCCCGGACCAGCGCGGCGGCCAGCTCCCGGGCGGCGGCCGGGGTGCACGACCAGCGCAGCTCGCCCGCCGGGGGCGACAGGGTCACGGAGACGCGGGGGTCGGGGCCGGCCTCCCCGGGGACCACCGCCACCGGCACATCGTGACCGTCGGGGTCCGTGATCCCGCTGCCCATCGTCCGCTCCCTCTCGTTCCCGCCTCTACGGTGTGTGCGCCTCCAGCATCCCAGCCGGGCGGCACCCCTCTGACCGGCGGAGCTCGGTCGCGCGGGGCTGGGGCCGCCCGTGGCTTCACGCCCTGTGAACCGCTTGCCGAACCCCTTGCCGCGCACCGACCGCCTCCTGGTCACCCCGTACACGCCCGCCGAAGAGGAGGAGTTCGTCCCCCTGTTCCAGGACGGCTCGGTCTCCCGGTGGATGGGCGACGGGCCGGCCACCGAGGCCGAGGACCGGCCGCTCTCCGGCCGGATCCTCACCGAGGTCTACGCCGGGAACCGCTTCGAGGTCTGGGCGGTCGGAGCCGGCGGCGAGTTCGTAGGGCATGCCGAGATCAAGCCGACCGAGGCGTCCGGCGGGCACGAGATCATCTACGCGCTCGCCCCGGAGCGTGGGGCCGGGGCCTCGGTACGGAGCTGGCGCTCGCCCTCCTCGGGCACGGGTTCGGCACTCTCGGACCGAGGGAGGTGCACGCGACCGTGGCCGCCGGGAACACCGCACGGCTGCGGTGCCGGGCCGGATCGGCTTCGTCCATGTCCGGGACATCCAGGAGGACGCCGGCAGCATCACGGGTCTGCTGACCTGCCCGCGAACGGCCGCGCCCGCCGCCGACGCGGCGCGGGCTCAGACCCGGTAGACGTCCAGTCGGCCGCACATCCCGAACCGCCCCCGCTCCACCGGCCGTTGCTCCCGCACGCGGGCTTCCGCCAGATGGTCACACTCGCCCCGCCCCAGCGCGTCCAGCTGGGCAGCGGTCGTGACGGCGGCCAGACCGGCGCCCTGCTCCCAGCGGGTGCGCCACTCCTCGACACGGGGCCGGACGAGCGCGGCGGCGGCCTGGTGGAACGCGGACAAGGGCTCCGGATCGCCCGCCTCCGCCGCCTCGCACAGGGCGAGGAACCCCTCCACGGCGAGGTCCCGCCGGGCGCGGGCGGCGTGCTCCCGCTCGGCCTCCGTGCCGTCCGGGGGCAGCGAGGCGGCCGCGCCGTAGACGTCCGGATCGGCGAGGAGGGCGGGCGGCAGCGTGAGGACGGCGTCACCGGCCTCGGGCAGCCCGCTGTTCTGCATGAGGACCACGACACGCAGCCCGTCCTCGTTCACCAGCCGGTGGATGGTGCCCGGCGTGAACCAGACGAGCGCCCCGGGCTCCAGAGGCGTCTGCCGGAACCCGGTCGCGGTGAGAGTCTGCACGGCGCCGGTGCCGCCGACGACGACGTACCCCTCGGAACAGGTGAGGTGCAGGTGCGGGGTGCCGCCGCGCAGGCCGTCGGCGGCGGGCCAGTCGTAGACGGTCAGGTGCGAGACGGCGACGGCGCCGGGCAGTCCTTCGAAGGTCACCACGGGTGCTCCAGGGTCTCGGGGCTCGCCGGCAGGCCGCAAGCGCTTTCTACGGCAGCTGAACGCTAGGTCCGCCGCCCGGCGACGGTCAAGACGGCGGTCGCCGCGAGGTACGTGCGACGGGCGGTGGAGCCACACGCGGGGGGCCATGACCGGGCACGCGGGGAGCGTCCGCGAGCCACTGTCAGTGGTCGGGTGCAGACTGGCTCACATCCGGCACAACGGCGTATCGGGAGGTCTCCGCCATGACCGACGTACTCCTCACCGTGGGCACCCGCAAGGGCCTCTTCATCGGCCGCAGACGCGAGGGCACCTGGCAGATCGAGGGGCCGCACTTCAACGCGCAGGCGATCTCCTCGGTCGCCGTCGACACCCGTGGGGCCACGCCCCGGCTGCTGGCGGGCGGGGACAGCGCGCACTGGGGGCCGTCCGTCTTCCACTCCGACGATCTGGGTGAGAGCTGGGTGGAGCCGCAGCGTCCGGCGGTGAAGTTCCCCGAGTTCACCGGGGCGTCACTGGAGCGGGTCTGGCAGTTGCAGCCGGCCGGCCCCGAGGCACCGGACGTGGTCTACGCGGGCACCGAGCCGGCCGCGCTGTTCCGCTCCGAGGACCGGGGCGAGTCCTTCGAGCTGGTCCGCCCGCTCTGGGAGCATCCGACCCGGTCGAAGTGGGTGCCGGGCGGCGGCGGGGAGGGGCTGCACACCATCCTCACCGACCCCCGGGACGCCCGTGCGGTGCTGGTCGCGGTCTCGACGGCGGGGGTGTTCCGGACGGCGGACGGCGGGGAGAGCTGGGCCCCGGCCAACAAGGGCGTCTCCGCGGTCTTCCTGCCGGACCCCGACCCGGAGTTCGGCCAGTGCGTCCACAAGGTCGCCCGGGACGCGGCCGACCCGGACCGGCTCTACCTCCAGAACCACTGGGGGGTGTTCCGCAGCGACGACGGAGGCGACAGCTGGAGCGACATCGGCGCGGATCTGCCTTCCGACTTCGGGTTCGCCGCCGTGGCACACCCGCACCGCGGCGACACGGCGTACGTCTTCCCGATCAACGCCGACGCCGACCGGGTCCCGGCGGAGCACCGCTGCCGGGTCTTCCGGACGCGGGACGCGGGGCGCAGCTGGGAGCCGCTCACGGTGGGGCTGCCGGGCGGGAAGCACTACGGCACGGTGCTGCGCGACGCGCTCTGCACGGACGACGCGGATCCCGCCGGGATCTACTTCGGCAACCGCAACGGCGAGTTGTACGCCAGCGCGGACGACGGCGACAGCTGGCAGCAGCTCGCCTCGCATCTGCCGGACGTGCTCTGCGTCAGGGCGGTGGCTCTCGACCGAGTGGCCGAGGCGAGGCGGCCCCCGGCCGACGGCAGTTGATCGGAGTGGTCGTATCACCAGTAGAGTGCGGCGCGTGGCAGCACGACCGTTGAAAGAAATCATTGAGCCGGGGTGGGCCGACGCCCTCGAACCCGTCGCTGAACGCATCTCCGCCATGGGTGACTTCCTCCGCGCGGAGATCGCCGCGGGACGTACGTATCTGCCCTCCGGGGCCAACGTACTGCGGGCGTTCCAGCAGCCGTTCGAGGAGGTGCGGGTCCTCGTCGTCGGCCAGGACCCCTACCCGACACCCGGGCACGCGATCGGGCTCAGCTTCGCCGTGGCCCCCGATGTCCGGCCGCTGCCCGGCAGTCTGGAGAACATCTTCCGGGAGCTGCACTCGGATCTCGGCCTGCCGCGGCCGTCCAACGGTGATCTGACGCCGTGGACCCGGCAGGGGGTTCTGCTGCTCAACAGGGCGCTGACCACCGCGCCTCGGCGGCCCGCCGCGCACCGCGGCAAGGGCTGGGAAGAGGTGACCGAGCAGGCGATCAAGGCACTGGTGGCCCGGGGCACCCCGCTGGTGTCGGTGCTGTGGGGGCGCGACGCCCGCAATCTCCGCCCGCAGCTGGGCGACTTCCCGGCGATCGAGTCCTCGCACCCCTCCCCCATGTCGGCCGACCGCGGGTTCTTCGGCTCGCGGCCGTTCAGCCGGGTCAACGAACTGCTGGAGCGCCAGGGGGCGCAGCCGGTGGACTGGCGTCTGCCGTGACCGGCGCCGCGTCCCGGGCCCCTGGGGCGTACGTCCTGGGGGTCGACTCCGGCGGGTCGGGGCTGCGGGTGGCGCTCGGCCGGGTGGACGCGGACGGACCGCTGTTCACGACGGTCTGTGCCGAGCCGGTGCGGACGGGGGCCGGGGGGATCGACGCGGCCCATCTGCTGGAACAGCTGCTGCCCGTGGTGGCGGAGTTGCTGGAACGGGCCGGTCTCAGCGGTTCGGGTGACTCCCCCGGACAGGTCGCCGCGCTGGCGATCGGAGCTGCCGGAATGGCCACGCTCGGCGGGCGGTTGCGGGCGGAGCTGCCCGGTGCGCTCGCGGAAGCGCTCGGTGTGCGCCGGATGGCGCTGGCCGCCGACGCGGTGACGGCGTACGCGGGGGCGGTGGGGCAGCGTCCCGGGGCGGTCGTCGCCGGCGGCACGGGCATGATCGCGCTCGGTACGGACCTCACGGCGTGGCAGCGGGCCGACGGCTGGGGTCATCTTCTGGGTGACAGCGGCGGCGGGGCGTGGATCGGCCGGGCGGGACTCGACGCGGCGATGCGCGCCCATGACGGGCGGCGCGGCGGCTCCCCCGCCCTGCTGGCCCGGCTGCATGCAGTGTTCGGTCCCGCCGAGGAGCTGCCGGGGCTGCTCTATCCGCGCTCCGACCGCCCGGCCGTGCTCGCCTCGTTCGCCCCGGAGGTGGCGGCGTGCGCCGGAGCGGACGAGGTCGCGGCGGGCATTCTGCGTGAGGCGGCGGCGCATATCGCCGAGGCGGCCGCCGCCGTCTGTCCTGCGGCCGGGTCCGAGGCCGGCGGCGATGGCGAAGTGGCCCTGACCGGTGGGCTGTTCCGGATGGGCGAGCCCCTGCTCGGACCGGTGCGCGAGGAGCTGGCGCGGCTGGTACCGCAGGCCCGTGTGACCACCGGTACGGGCGATCCGCTGACCGGCGCACTCCGGATCGCGCGCGCCCTGGCCGTGGACGGTCTGCGGCTTCCGCACCACCCGACGATGCTGTTCGTACCGACCGGAGGCGAACGCTCCGGAGGCGGGGCGGCGGACGTACGGAACGGCGAGCGGGAACCCGGCGGCGCACCGGCCGACGGGCCGGTGGACAGGCCGACAGAAGCGGATACTTCACCGGTAGGCCACTCATCGGACATAAGCGGATAGTTAACGCGCGACCGGACCCTCCCCGAACAGAGGAGCATCCAAAACCAGTAGCATGCGGCGCCATGAGCACCCCCACTGGGCCCGCTTCCGGCCTGCCTGTACGAATGCCGCGACCTCGCCAGTCCGGACGGCACCGCCGCCCGGAGCCCGTGGTCGCACCTGAGGGCGCTGCCGCGCTCGTTCTCGCCGTTCCCGGTACCCCCTCCTCGGTCACGCGCGGTCTGGCCGAGGAAGTGATCAGCATCGCCCGTTCCGAGCTGCCCGGCCTCAACGCCCGGATCGGCTATCTCGACGGTGACGACGCCGAGTACCCCACTCTTGCCACCGCTCTCACCCACTCCGCCACCGAGCGCGTCCAGCGCTACGAGCAGGCCGTCGCCGTCGGCCGTGAGGCCACCGAGCCCACCGGGCCGGCCGCCATCGTGGTCCCGCTGCTCGCGGGTCCCGACAGCGAGCTCATCCGGCGGATACGACAGGCCGTGATGGACAGCGGCACGCAGGTGGAGCTGACCGACGTGCTCGGCCCGCACCCGCTGCTCGCCGAGGCCCTGCACGTACGGCTCTCGGAGGCGGGGCTGGCCCGCGCCGACCGCGCCAGGCTGTTCACCGTCGCCACCGCCGCCGACGGCATCGTGCTGGCCACGGTGGGCGGCGAGGAGGCCGTGCAGGCCGCCGGAATCACCGGCATGCTGCTGGCCGCCCGGCTGGCGGTGCCGGTGATGGCCGCCGCGCTGGACGTGGAGGGTTCCGTCGCCTCGATCGCGCAGCAGCTCCAGGGCTCCGGCTCGGCGCAGCTCGCGCTGGCGCCGTACCTGGTGGGCCCGGAGGTCGACCCCGGTCTGCTGGACGCCGCCGCCAAGGAGGCGGGCTGCGCGACCGCCGAGCCGCTGGGCGCCTATCCCGCGATCGGCAAGCTCGTGCTGTCCCTCTACGCCACGGCGCTGGGCATCAGCCCCGCCACCCCCCAGGGCGCCCAGGCGCACTGACCCGGGTTCGCGGAAGCGGCACCGACGCACGGAAGCCCAGGACGTACGAAGGCCGCGGCCCGGGCCGGACGGATCCGCACCTGATCCTCCGGTCCGGGCCGCGGCCTTCCGGCTGTCTGTACGGCTGCCCGGCCTTCCCGCTTTCGGGCTGTCTGTACGGCTGCCCGGCCGGCTGTACGCCGCCGGGTCAGCCGAGGACGACGCAGGAGGCCGCCGGGATCTCGACGGAGCCCGCGTGCCGCGGGATGCCCGTCTCCGCGTCCACGGCGAACCAGCTGACGTTGCCTGAGCGCTCGTTGGCCGCGTACAGCCACTGGCCGCCCGGGTCGAGGGTGAGGTCACGGGGCCAGCGCCCGCCGCAGCCGACGGTGGCCACCAGGGCGGCCTTCTCGCCGGTCTCGTCCAGCGTCAGGACCGAGATGCTGTCGTGGCCCCGGTTGGCGGT
This DNA window, taken from Streptomyces griseus subsp. griseus, encodes the following:
- a CDS encoding N-acetylglucosamine kinase, whose translation is MTGAASRAPGAYVLGVDSGGSGLRVALGRVDADGPLFTTVCAEPVRTGAGGIDAAHLLEQLLPVVAELLERAGLSGSGDSPGQVAALAIGAAGMATLGGRLRAELPGALAEALGVRRMALAADAVTAYAGAVGQRPGAVVAGGTGMIALGTDLTAWQRADGWGHLLGDSGGGAWIGRAGLDAAMRAHDGRRGGSPALLARLHAVFGPAEELPGLLYPRSDRPAVLASFAPEVAACAGADEVAAGILREAAAHIAEAAAAVCPAAGSEAGGDGEVALTGGLFRMGEPLLGPVREELARLVPQARVTTGTGDPLTGALRIARALAVDGLRLPHHPTMLFVPTGGERSGGGAADVRNGEREPGGAPADGPVDRPTEADTSPVGHSSDISG
- a CDS encoding sirohydrochlorin chelatase, whose product is MSTPTGPASGLPVRMPRPRQSGRHRRPEPVVAPEGAAALVLAVPGTPSSVTRGLAEEVISIARSELPGLNARIGYLDGDDAEYPTLATALTHSATERVQRYEQAVAVGREATEPTGPAAIVVPLLAGPDSELIRRIRQAVMDSGTQVELTDVLGPHPLLAEALHVRLSEAGLARADRARLFTVATAADGIVLATVGGEEAVQAAGITGMLLAARLAVPVMAAALDVEGSVASIAQQLQGSGSAQLALAPYLVGPEVDPGLLDAAAKEAGCATAEPLGAYPAIGKLVLSLYATALGISPATPQGAQAH